A single Cyclopterus lumpus isolate fCycLum1 chromosome 15, fCycLum1.pri, whole genome shotgun sequence DNA region contains:
- the ccdc172 gene encoding coiled-coil domain-containing protein 172 has protein sequence MSLDTLFQQILLTEQQQSEQTQENKKVKVAIIRCIEEIKSVTEKNANTCEEIESKAQRSSAMELHRDLAKKCEVQMLRRIEETLCHGNQRRDRLAKIKWEWKEEEENFLQEISKFNGEFSLCANRGVVFQSQAHTEVLDLQREVESLHKEMELMSRRNDRVSSLQKEQRALQITLQGLDYTQKDLDRQLAEAEATTASLRAESLFVSRRPLTDATCLRMRKELEMHKEGELLREALSSEIDFLKSQNVDGSQGREQL, from the exons ATGAGTTTAGACACACTCTTCCAACAAATCCTTCTAACTGAACAGCAGCAAAGTGAACAgacacaagaaaacaaaaaag TCAAAGTGGCCATCATCAGATGCATCGAGGAGATCAAGAGCGTCACGGAGAAGAACGCGAACACCTGCGAGGAGATCGAGTCAAAG GCTCAGCGCTCGTCTGCGATGGAGCTGCATCGTGACCTGGCGAAGAAATGCGAAGTCCAGATGTTGAGGCGAATTGAGGAGACGCTCTGCCACGGAAACCAACGGAGGGACCGCCTC GCCAAGATAAAGTGGGagtggaaagaagaggaggagaacttCCTCCAAGAGATCTCAAAGTTCAACGGGGAGTTCAGTCTTTGCGCGAACAGAGGCGTCGTGTTCCAGAGCCAAGCGCACACCGAGGTCCTGGACCTGCAGAGGGAGGTGGAATCCTTACACAAAG AGATGGAGCTGATGAGCCGCAGGAACGACCGCGTGAGCTCACTGCAGAAGGAGCAGAGAGCGCTCCAGATCACGCTGCAGGGCCTGGATTACACCCAGAAAG ACCTGGATCGGCAGCTGGCCGAAGCCGAAGCAACGACGGCGTCTCTGCGAGCGGAGAGCCTGTTTGTCAGTCGGAGGCCGCTCACCGACGCCACCTGTCTGAG gatgAGGAAGGAGCTGGAGATGCATAAAGAAGGGGAGCTGCTGCGAGAGGCGCTCAGCTCCGAGATAGACTTCCTGAAGTCG CAAAATGTGGACGGCAGCCAAGGAAGGGAGCAGCTTTAG